CTTCCTGCTGGTCAGCGGTGGCAAAGCTTAACGCAAACAGATCAGCTTCATAGCTGCAGGCCCGGTCAAGGTCCATTTCCAGACCATTCACCACCACCTCTTTGCAGAGTTTGAGGGCCATCAGGCTCTTGCCGGCCAGCTTCTGCGCAACTGCATTCGCAGCGGCCATCAGTTCTGCTGCCGGCACGACCTTGTTGACCAGGCCGATACGCCAGGCCTCCTGGGCATCAATCATATCGCCGGTCAGGATCATCTCCAGTGCCCTGCCCTTCCCCACCAGACGGGGCAGACGCTGGGAACCGCCAAAGCCCGGCAGGGTGCCGATATTGATCTCAGGTTGTCCGAACCTGGCGTTCTCCGCTGCAATCCGCATATCGCAGCACAGGGCAAGTTCGCAGCCGCCGCCGAGGGCATACCCGTTGACGGCGGCAATAAAGGGCTTGGGGCTCTGCTCAATGGCCCGGCAGAGCCCATGGGCCAGCAGTGCCAGTTCACGCGCGGCAACAGGCCCCAGTTTCTGCAGCATGGCAATGTCGCCACCGGCGATGAAGGCCTTTTCGCCCGCACCGGTAATGATGACAGCCCGCACCACTGCAGAGGCTGACAATTCCTGCACAACAACGCTCAGTTCCTGCAGTGTGGTAACGGTCATGGCATTCATGCTGGCCGGCCGGTTGACCGTTATGGTGGCAATACCGTCTTTGGTCTCAACCATCAGTGTCGTCGTCGTCACCGTTTTACCCTCCCCCTGTCACAGTTCGCCATACACTCCCTCATCAATATCAACCGGTGCCATCACCTCAAAGTCCTCCATCGCCTCAACCGGCAACATGCCGGTTTCAACCCGCATATAGGTCTGCAGTTCCTTCAGGCTTTGCAGGATGACCTCTTCATTTTTCGGAAACTCATGGGGACTGACCTCAAGGGTGACACAGCCTTTGTAGTCGGTATGTTTCAGGTGGTTCAGAAAGCGGGTCAACGGCAGGCGGCCATGGCCGGGGATCAGATGTTCGCGGTCAAAGCCATAATCCGAGAAATGGATATTGCGTATCCGACCTGACTCGTAGAACAGGTAGAAGTCATTGATGAAGTTGGCCTTGCCTGATCCCATGTGAGTGGTATCAAAAGTCAGAAAGAGGTTGTGATCGTGAATAAAGGTGATCATATCCCGGGTGGAGGAGAGGATATTGGGATTCAGCTTGAAGCGGCCGATACAGGGCATGTTTTCTATCGTAACCAGCACCTCGCCATCAATGCCGATCTCTTTTTGAAAATCCCGGATACGATACAGCCAGCGCCAGAATCCGATCTCCATCCCCATCCAGGATGGTGGATGGAAGTTCACCAGCGGGATACCGGTATCAGCAGCAAGTTCAATACTGTGAAAGAGTGATTGAATCGGACCGCCCCAGCCGTCCAGCGGCATAAAGGGGGCGTGAATGGAGTTGATCGGTGCAATTTCCTGCAGGGAACGAACCACCTTCACCGGATTAACCCGTTGAAAGTCCTGATTGATGATCAGCTCAACCCCGTCGAAACCGGCCTCGGCAGATAGCTCAAAGGCCCGGCATATCGGCAGGGTAAACAAAGATCCGCTTGAAAGCGATATCTTCAGACAGCTGCTCATCTGTAGGCACCAAAACTGACCTGCAGATAACGCTGCAGGTCGCCAACCGTCTCCAGCGAGAGCCGCAGCCGTTCAGACTCGGCGGCACCCAGTGCTGCCGTCGGCAGATAGAGAATATCCCTGCAGTCCAGCCCCGGCATTGCTGTTTGCTCAAGCACAAGCCGGTGTTCACTGAAACAGTACCAGGCATGCAGGGTACGCTCTGCCAGATCGACATCCAGTTTGCTGATCCGAACCAGTCCGCGCAGCCGTTCCGGCGTACCAACCAGGTTGACCCCATGCATCAGACTCAGGGCTGCCACCGCAGCAGCCAGGGGCAGAAAGGCATGATCTAGCAGCGAGAAACCGCCCCGATGGGGACCGCTTTTCTCAAGTTTAAGGCTGCCCATCATGCCGACGCCGTTTGAGAGCAACAGACAGCGTTCCACCAGGTTGGCGATAAAATCCCGCTGGCCAAGATACTGCTGACACAGGTTTCCAAAGCTGTCGGCAACGGCACTATCACCGGCCAGCGCAGTCCGGTCGGCCAGTCGCAGCAGCTCAATCAGTACACGCTGGTCTTTCTTGGCTGCCGCTGCTTCAAAACGGGTCTGCCACTGGTCAAGACTGCCACGCCAGTCAGGATTAAGCGGCGTGATGGTCTCCTCAAGGCTAACGCCACAGACCCGCAACCAGGCAACCAGTTCCTCTCCCAGTTGTACCATCAACGCCTCAGGCGCCTCACCATCCCAGACCAGTGCCAGCTGTACCCGGCAAAAACGGGTTGCTTCACGGCGGCCGGCCGGCCCCATGACCAGCAGCGCAAGCGGTGGTAATGGAGCATCAATCTGTTGCCTGGCCAGGCGCAGACAGCAATCGCCCAAGGCAGAGAGAAAGGTTTCCGTCATGCTGAACATCGCGATCGGAGAGCCGAAGCGGCCAAAATGCCGGTAGGCGCGGTCGTAGAAATCAGCCAGCAGGGTACGCAGCTGAGACTGTTCTCCGGCAGAGGAGAGTTCCTTGGTCAGCCTCTCCAACCCTTCGCTCATGCTGTTGTTTTCACGTTCAACGACAGAGAGCAGATCCTCGGTCAACTCCAGCAGCTGTGCGATCCCTTCCGGATGACGGCGAGATGCGAGGCGGACTGCAGCCTCACGATAGGAAACCGCAAACTCCTCCACTCCGCGCCAGGAGGCAAAATCCTCACCTTTAGCAAGCAGAAGCGCCATTATTTCCCTCCGGTGTCGTGGACATCACGAATCAGGAAGGCAACCATCTCATCAGAGGGGGGACGGGTCAGCAGCGACACGACAATCATCACCAGGCTGACCACTGGCGCGCCGATAAAAGCTGAAGAGGTCAGGGGAAAGATCACCTTGACCAGCGGCAGCAGCTCTCCGAACAAGGGGGAGGCAGCGGTAATCAGAACGCCAAGCAGCATGCCGCTCAACACACCGGCAGCATTGGTGCGGCTCCACCAGATCCCCAGCAGAAAGGCCGGAAAGATGGTGTTGCCGGCCAGGGCAAAGGCTACTGCCGCAATCTCGGCAATCAGGCCGGTCTGATTCAGGGAGAAAAGCATCACAATACCGGCCAGCAGCAAGAATATCCCTTTGGCAACCACCACCTTGTCACTATCAGTTGCACTGCGGTTGATGAGACGGGGGTAGATATCATAGGCAAAGGCGGCAGCCCCGGACTGCAGCAGACCTGCTGCGGCATAAAAGGCGGCAGCCATGCCGCCGGCCACCAAAAGTCCCAGCACCCAGCTTGGCAAACCGGCCTGGGTAACCGCGGTCAGGGTGACCAGGTCCGCTGTTGCCGGATCAGGCAGTTTGAAGGCATTACCGGCCCGGGCATCAAACAGACGGGCCAGCACCCCGTACGCAGGGGCCGACCAATAGATCAGGGAGATGAAGAACAGCCCCCAGACCACCCCCCAGCGGGCGTCGCGCATACTGGGGGCCAGATAAAAACGGGAGAGCACATGGGGCAGCCCGGCGGTGCCGAACATCAACGTGAAGCAGAGCGCCAGCCACTGGAAGAGCGAGATCGAGGCAAACGGCTCTGACCAATAGAAACCGAACTGTTCCTGCAGGGTGGTAATTGCCTCGCCATAGCCAAACTGTGGCAGCACCCAGAAGTAACCCAGCTTACGGTTGATGAACATCAACGGCAGGACAAAGGCGATGATCAGCACAAAGTACTGCAGCCGCTGGTTTCTAATCACCCCCAGGGTGCCGGAAATAACCACAAAGGTAACCAGCAGGGCGGCACCGGTCAGTACTGCCTCCCTGTACTCCAATCCAAAGAGCCAGGAAACCAGCAGGGCGATCCCCCTGAACTGAGCCACACAATAAATTATCGAAATAACAATTGAGATCAGCGCCACAACCGTACGGGCCGTGGCTGATTCATAACGGAATCCGACAAAATCCGGGGCGGTAAATTTACCGAAACGCCTGATCTGGGTCGCCATCAGCACCAACAGCAAGACATAGCCGCCGGTCCAGCCGATCACAAAAGCCATGGCATAGTAGCCCTTCAGATAGAAAAGACCGGCCAGCCCCAGGATACTGGCAGCGCTCATCCAGTTGCTGGCAATGGCGGCACCGCTGCCGACCCGGCCGCTATAGCTGCCGGAGAAACCGTAGTCGCTGGCCTGACGCATCTTGCTGCCCAGACCACTGACAATAAAGAGCAGAAACAGAGCGGCAACCATTAGAAGCGGTATAAACTGCACACCTTTTGCCACCATCAGGGCACCTCCCCCTTCTTGCGACCTGTTGCTCTGAAGCGAATCGTCCCCTCCATCCGCCGCAGCTCATGACGATCCATCCAGAGGTTAAAGACCAGTCCCAGCACAATAAACAGCAGCGGCAGGAACTGCCCTGAGATCCAGAAATGAATCGGCAGATTAAAGAAGATCAGCTCGGTCAACCAGAAGCCGTCCAGCGACTCTTCCAGGATCCAGATGGCAACCTGAGTCCCCACCACCGCAAGCAGACAGGCAACCAGCAGCATGGCAATCACCTGTACCTCACCCTGCATGGTCCCGGGTAGCGGCTTAAAGATATTGATGCTCCGTTTCAGACCGTTATCCGACATGGTTGCACCTCCCCTGCGCTACTCCGCCGTCCGGCGGCGGTACTGCACAAAATAGATCTCTTTGCCTTCAGCCATAAACTTCAGCATGTATTTGGTGCGGGGATATCCTTCCAGGTCATGGCGCCAGTGATCAGGTGCCAGCAGGTTCTCAAAACCGGGCTGCCGCCGCAGCAGATTGGCTACATCAATGCCGTAATCATCAAAATCAGTGGCAAAGTGCAGTATCGCTCCGGGCTGCAGATACGGCTCCAGAAAACTGATAAACTCCTGATTCACCAGACGCCGTTTACGCTGATAGCGCTTGGGCCATGGATCAGGGCAGTTGATGAACACTGCCTGCAGCGAGGCCGGGGCGAGGCAGCGGCGGATAAACGAGCGGGCTTCATCCCGCACGATCCTGACATTGGTCAGCTCAGCCCGCTCAGCCCGCTTGCAGCTTTTCAGGCAGCCTTTGTTGTAAAAGTCGAGGGCAATGAAGTTAAGCTCCGGATGCCGGGTTGCCATGGCAACCACAAAATCGCCGATTCCGCAGCCGATCTCCAGCACCAGCGGGTTCCGGTTGCCAAAGATCATAGCCCATGCCGGTTGTTCGTCAAGCTCGCTGCCTGACAAAAAAAGAGGGGATTCAATCGGAATAAGTGTGTGCATAATCGCTACTTGTAGCATAGCAGTCCCGTTTTTTCACGTTTTTTGCATGTTTGCCATTTAGACTCAGGTATGGTATAGCCTTTGCGGTTGTTACGCGAAGCCACACAGGTAAAGGGAGCGGCCAGACCGGATGGAACTTTTTGGCGGATTCATGATCATGTCGATCCTACTGGGCCT
Above is a window of Trichlorobacter lovleyi SZ DNA encoding:
- a CDS encoding putative nucleotidyltransferase substrate binding domain-containing protein; this encodes MALLLAKGEDFASWRGVEEFAVSYREAAVRLASRRHPEGIAQLLELTEDLLSVVERENNSMSEGLERLTKELSSAGEQSQLRTLLADFYDRAYRHFGRFGSPIAMFSMTETFLSALGDCCLRLARQQIDAPLPPLALLVMGPAGRREATRFCRVQLALVWDGEAPEALMVQLGEELVAWLRVCGVSLEETITPLNPDWRGSLDQWQTRFEAAAAKKDQRVLIELLRLADRTALAGDSAVADSFGNLCQQYLGQRDFIANLVERCLLLSNGVGMMGSLKLEKSGPHRGGFSLLDHAFLPLAAAVAALSLMHGVNLVGTPERLRGLVRISKLDVDLAERTLHAWYCFSEHRLVLEQTAMPGLDCRDILYLPTAALGAAESERLRLSLETVGDLQRYLQVSFGAYR
- a CDS encoding DUF4212 domain-containing protein, which produces MSDNGLKRSINIFKPLPGTMQGEVQVIAMLLVACLLAVVGTQVAIWILEESLDGFWLTELIFFNLPIHFWISGQFLPLLFIVLGLVFNLWMDRHELRRMEGTIRFRATGRKKGEVP
- the trmB gene encoding tRNA (guanosine(46)-N7)-methyltransferase TrmB, with the protein product MHTLIPIESPLFLSGSELDEQPAWAMIFGNRNPLVLEIGCGIGDFVVAMATRHPELNFIALDFYNKGCLKSCKRAERAELTNVRIVRDEARSFIRRCLAPASLQAVFINCPDPWPKRYQRKRRLVNQEFISFLEPYLQPGAILHFATDFDDYGIDVANLLRRQPGFENLLAPDHWRHDLEGYPRTKYMLKFMAEGKEIYFVQYRRRTAE
- a CDS encoding sodium:solute symporter family transporter — translated: MVAKGVQFIPLLMVAALFLLFIVSGLGSKMRQASDYGFSGSYSGRVGSGAAIASNWMSAASILGLAGLFYLKGYYAMAFVIGWTGGYVLLLVLMATQIRRFGKFTAPDFVGFRYESATARTVVALISIVISIIYCVAQFRGIALLVSWLFGLEYREAVLTGAALLVTFVVISGTLGVIRNQRLQYFVLIIAFVLPLMFINRKLGYFWVLPQFGYGEAITTLQEQFGFYWSEPFASISLFQWLALCFTLMFGTAGLPHVLSRFYLAPSMRDARWGVVWGLFFISLIYWSAPAYGVLARLFDARAGNAFKLPDPATADLVTLTAVTQAGLPSWVLGLLVAGGMAAAFYAAAGLLQSGAAAFAYDIYPRLINRSATDSDKVVVAKGIFLLLAGIVMLFSLNQTGLIAEIAAVAFALAGNTIFPAFLLGIWWSRTNAAGVLSGMLLGVLITAASPLFGELLPLVKVIFPLTSSAFIGAPVVSLVMIVVSLLTRPPSDEMVAFLIRDVHDTGGK
- a CDS encoding sugar phosphate isomerase/epimerase family protein; its protein translation is MSSCLKISLSSGSLFTLPICRAFELSAEAGFDGVELIINQDFQRVNPVKVVRSLQEIAPINSIHAPFMPLDGWGGPIQSLFHSIELAADTGIPLVNFHPPSWMGMEIGFWRWLYRIRDFQKEIGIDGEVLVTIENMPCIGRFKLNPNILSSTRDMITFIHDHNLFLTFDTTHMGSGKANFINDFYLFYESGRIRNIHFSDYGFDREHLIPGHGRLPLTRFLNHLKHTDYKGCVTLEVSPHEFPKNEEVILQSLKELQTYMRVETGMLPVEAMEDFEVMAPVDIDEGVYGEL
- a CDS encoding enoyl-CoA hydratase-related protein → MTTTTLMVETKDGIATITVNRPASMNAMTVTTLQELSVVVQELSASAVVRAVIITGAGEKAFIAGGDIAMLQKLGPVAARELALLAHGLCRAIEQSPKPFIAAVNGYALGGGCELALCCDMRIAAENARFGQPEINIGTLPGFGGSQRLPRLVGKGRALEMILTGDMIDAQEAWRIGLVNKVVPAAELMAAANAVAQKLAGKSLMALKLCKEVVVNGLEMDLDRACSYEADLFALSFATADQQEGMAAFLEKRAPVFSDR